Below is a genomic region from Kribbella qitaiheensis.
GCCGACCGGCGTGACCGCACCACACGAGGGGGTGATCGCGACCAGACCGGCTACCGCACCGGAGGCCATTCCCAGCGTGGTGGCCTTGCCGTGCCGGATCCGCTCCACGACCAGCCAGCCGACCACCGCGGCCGCGGTGGCGACCTGGGTGTTCACGAAGGTGACCGCGGCGGTGGTGCCGGCGCTCAGCGCGGAGCCCGCGTTGAAGCCGAACCAGCCGAACCACAGCAGGGCCGGCACCGAGGATGACCAGCGGAAGGCTGTGCGGCCGCATCGGATCCTTGCGCCACCCCACCCGGCGCCCGAGCACGAGGGCCAGTGCGAGCGCTGCCGCACCGGCGTTCACGTGCACCGCGGTACCACCGGCGAAGTCGATCGCCTTCAGCTTGTCGCCGATCCAGCCGCCGTTGCCGTCGTCCAGGAACCACACCGAGTGCGCGACCGGGAAGTACACCAGGCAGGTCCAGCCCGCCACGAACGCGATCCAGCCACGGAAGGTGGCCCGGTCGGCGATGGCGCCCGAGATGAGCGCCGGGGTGATGATCGCGAACATCAACTGGAAGGCGACGTAGGCGAGGGTCGGAATCGTGCCCGTGACCGCCTCCGGCGCGATCAGGCCCTTCAGGCCCGCCGCCGAGAAGTCACCGATCACGTGCCCGCTGTCACCGCCGAACGTCAGCGTGTAGCCGACCACCACCCACAAGATGGTGACCACGGCGATGGTGATGGCGCTCATCATCATCATGTTGAGCACGCTCTTCACGCGCACCATGCCGCCATAGAAGAAAGCCAGGCCCGGTGTCATCAAGAACACCAGAGCGGCACTTACCAAAACCCAGGCGGTATCGCCGGCGTTGATCTCCATCAACGTCATCCCTTCCATCGATCTGGGGGGTGGCCCGCGTCCTCATCAGGGGGAACTCCACAACGCCGGGAAGCCCGCGCACGGCCACACCGCAAACGGTGTCGGCGCGCCGTTTCAGAAGATCGGTCCGGATGTTTCAGGGATGTGACAAAGCGCCTTCTTAGGTGACATCGGCGTGACATCGGCCGACCTGTGGCACTCTGGCCTGATCACACAGGGCCGCAGCCGCGCCACTGCGCCTGTCCTAACCGGGGACTATGAAATGGGGACCACAAGCGGGGAAAGGCCGCGCCGCGGCAGGCCGCGCGATCCGGAGGCTGAGCCGAGGATCCGCCGCTACGCCGTACAGCTGCTGCTGGAGCGTGGGTTCGACGGGATGACAGTGGACGACGTGGCCGAGGCGGCGGGCGTGGGCAAAGCCACGATCTACCGCCGCTGGGCCAGCAAGGAGGAGCTGGCCAACGACGCCCTGACCGAGCTGTTCGACATCGAGATCCCCGATGCGGACACCGGCTCGATCGAGGGCGACCTGCAGCACGTCTATCGCAATGCCTTGCTGTTCGTGAACACCAAGGAAGGGATCGCATGGATCCGGCTGGCGATCACCGAGATGAACCGCGACGAGCAGTTCGCCGTGCTCTACCGGTCCTTCCTGGGGCGCCGGGTCGCGTTGACGGCGGCCGCTCTGGAGCGGGCCCGGCAGCGCGGTGAACCCATCCGGGCGAATGCCGACCCGGTGATGATGGTGCAGTGGCTCGCGGGCGTACTGGTCGTCCGGGCGCTCACCGGTGAACCGATGCCGGCAGTGGAGGACGCCGACCATCTGGTCAGCGTGACGATGCGCGCCATCGCCGAGTAGTTCAGCCGCGGACGCCGGGCCCGAGGGCGACTCCACTCACCTCGAGCTCGGTGACCCGGCGTACGTGGCCGCTCCGAACGCCCCAGGCGATCACCCAGCTCTGCACCTGGATGAGGACGGTGTTGTCGTCGTACCAGCCGAGGACCAGGCAGCAGCCGGGCGCCCGGGCAACATCCGGGGCGAGGGTTCCCGCCGTGGGCGGCGGAGACGGGCCGAGCACGAGCAGCCGGTCCGGCAGGGACCGCTGCCCGGAGATAGCCGCCACGACCTGCGGTGGGGCGTCCGCCTTGGTTATCTGCGGTAGCTCGTCAGCGATGAACAGTCGAGCAGCCGTAGGTCCGCCGCCGAAGGTCTGCCCGACCCAGGACGCCACCGGCAGCTGCACCGCAGCGCTGGGAGCCCAGCCGCCGTCGACGGAGTATTGCGACAGAGCCACCCGCCCTGCGGCGTCATCCAACCGGTACGGCGCGGTCGCCGCGTCCGGGTCGCTACTGGGCTCTAC
It encodes:
- a CDS encoding TetR/AcrR family transcriptional regulator, with translation MGTTSGERPRRGRPRDPEAEPRIRRYAVQLLLERGFDGMTVDDVAEAAGVGKATIYRRWASKEELANDALTELFDIEIPDADTGSIEGDLQHVYRNALLFVNTKEGIAWIRLAITEMNRDEQFAVLYRSFLGRRVALTAAALERARQRGEPIRANADPVMMVQWLAGVLVVRALTGEPMPAVEDADHLVSVTMRAIAE